The following are encoded together in the Thunnus thynnus chromosome 15, fThuThy2.1, whole genome shotgun sequence genome:
- the gmnn gene encoding geminin, with product MSGKLSHNQQRSNENIKSFFSPSQKAMGPPRQTLQVLQLSAVNKEMGRSAKAGKVIPKRKQWSAEQTRGPKRVKAEVKSTQTEESQCLTDGMSNEAYELMVKETPPSTYWKEVAEERRKALYNVLQENEKLHKDIEAKEEQITKLKGDNEELQELAQHVQYMADMIERLTGKSPDNLEELREMALDVEEDEHEEEDELEENDGEVAHQSEEEDSDYSQSDAEEEQTSDHEQAGPSEQD from the exons ATGAGTGGAAAGCTAAGCCACAACCAGCAGAGGTCTAATGAGAATATAAAG agCTTTTTCAGCCCATCTCAAAAGGCAATGGGCCCCCCCAGGCAAACACTGCAGGTCCTCCAACTCTCAGCTGTCAACAAAGAAATGGGAAGGTCTGCTAAG GCAGGAAAGGTCATTCCCAAACGGAAACAATGGAGCGCAGAACAAACCAGAGGTCCAAAGAGGGTGAAGGCAGAAGTCAAATCAACCCAAACAGAAGAAAGTCAGTGTTTGACAGATGGCATGTCCAATGAAGCATATGAACTCATGGTCAAAG AAACACCACCTTCCACTTACTGGAAAGAGGTAGCTGAGGAGCGAAGGAAGGCCTTGTACAATGTTCTACAGGAGAACGAGAAG TTACACAAAGACATCGAGGCCAAAGAGGAACAGATAACAAAGCTTAAGGGTGACAATGAAGAGCTGCAAGAGCTGGCACAACACGTACAGTACATGGCTGATATGATTGAG AGGCTGACTGGGAAGAGCCCAGACAATCTGGAGGAATTGAGGGAGATGGCCCTTGATGTGGAGGAGGATGAGCATGAAGAGGAGGACGAGTTGGAAGAAAATGACGGTGAAGTGGCCCATCAGAGTGAGGAAGAAGACTCTGATTACAGTCAGAGTGATGCAGAAGAAGAACAGACCTCAGACCATGAACAAGCGGGACCCTCAGAGCAGGATTAA
- the c15h6orf62 gene encoding uncharacterized protein C6orf62 homolog codes for MGDPTSRRNQTRNRLRAQLRKKRESLADQFDFKIYIAFVFKEKKKKSALFEVAEVVPVMTNNYEENILRGVRDSSYSLESSIELLQKDVVQLHAPRYQSMRRDVIGCTQEMDFILWPRNDIEKIVCLLFSRWKGADDEPFRPVQAKFEFHHGDYEKQCLHALGRKDKAGMVMNNPTQSVFLFMDRQHLQTPKTKATVFKLCSLCLYLPQDQLTCWGVGDIEDHLRPYMPD; via the exons ATGGGGGACCCAACTTCACGAAGAAATCAAACAAGAAATCGACTTCGAGCTCAACTGCGGAAGAAAAGGGAATCTTTGGCTGATCAGTTTGACTTCAAGATTTATATAGCCTTCGTTTTCAAAGAAAAG aAGAAGAAGTCTGCACTTTTTGAGGTAGCTGAAGTGGTGCCAGTGATGACCAACAACTATGAAGAAAACATCCTACGAGGTGTGCGGGATTCCAGCTACTCTTTAGAGAGTTCAATAGAACTCCTGCAAAAAGACGTTGTGCAACTACACGCCCCCCGATACCAGTCGATGCGAAGG GATGTGATAGGCTGCACACAGGAGATGGACTTCATCCTTTGGCCACGCAACGATATTGAGAAgattgtctgtctgctgttctcCAGATGGAAGGGGGCCGATGACGAACCCTTTAGGCCTGTTCAG GCCAAGTTTGAATTTCATCATGGAGACTACGAGAAGCAGTGCTTGCATGCTTTGGGTCGTAAAGACAAGGCTGGAATGGTCATGAACAACCCAACTCAGTCTGTATTTCTCTTCATGGATAGACAGCACTTACAG ACTCCTAAAACCAAGGCCACAGTTTTCAAGTTGTGCAGCCTCTGCCTGTACTTGCCCCAGGACCAGCTGACCTGCTGGGGTGTGGGAGACATCGAGGATCACCTCCGACCATACATGCCTGATTAA
- the acot13 gene encoding acyl-coenzyme A thioesterase 13, which produces MVSLSLNSIKQVMRAMVDSPGFDRVLNKVDILSASPGKVVCEMKVEEEHTNRFGTLHGGLTATLVDVISTVAIMYSDRGAPGVSVDMNITYMNAAKIGEDVLITAQVLKQGRSLAFATVDLTNKATGKLLAQGRHTKHLGSS; this is translated from the exons ATGGTTTCGTTGTCTTTAAACTCGATAAAACAAGTAATGAGAGCAATGGTAGATAGCCCAGGCTTCGACAGAGTCCTGaacaag GTGGACATTTTGTCTGCCAGCCCGGGGAAGGTGGTGTGTGAGATGAAGGTGGAAGAGGAGCACACTAACCGGTTTGGGACGCTGCACGGCGGGCTGACAGCCACCCTGGTCGACGTCATCTCCACCGTGGCTATCATGTACAGTGACAGGGGAGCACCGGGGGTCAGTGTGGACATGAACATAAC ATACATGAATGCTGCCAAGATTGGAGAGGATGTACTCATCACCGCTCAGGTTCTGAAGCAAGGACGGTCGTTGGCGTTTGCCACCGTGGACCTCACCAACAAGGCCACAGGGAAGCTCTTAGCACAAGGAAGACACACCAAACACCTCGGTAGCAGCTAA
- the tdp2b gene encoding tyrosyl-DNA phosphodiesterase 2: protein MADTSDSDKPSVSNVEENRTRLCDEFAAVAGTDSAVAQCYLAENDWEMERALNSFFEADMEKVFEVEDSPERETGPPTKKQKVEEKPRDCIDLTEDSPASTRKPSEEDDDKLSLISWNVDGLDTDNLAERARGLCSFLVLYTPDVVFLQELIPPYVQYLKKRAVSYLIIEGGEDGYFTGMMLKKSRVKLVESEIVTYPTTQMMRNLLVAQVNFKGQKLCLMTSHLESCRGHAEERMKQLRVVMQRMKDAPDDVTVLFGGDTNLRDTEVAKVGLPSSVCDVWERLGKQEHCRYTWDTKANSNKTVPYVSRCRFDRIYLRPATKDGVPRQAPDHMALVGLEKLDCGRYTSDHWGIYCSFSAG, encoded by the exons ATGGCTGACACATCCGACTCGGACAAACCGTCAGTTTCTAATGTGGAAGAAAACAGAACTCGTCTCTGCGATGAGTTTGCTGCTGTAGCGGGAACTGATAGCGCTGTGGCTCAGTGCTACCTGGCAGAAAATGACTGGGAGATGGAG AGAGCTTTGAACTCATTCTTCGAGGCAGATATGGAGAAAGTATTTGAAGTAGAAGAttctccagagagagagaccggACCCCCAACCAAGAAACAGAAGGTTGAAGAAAAACCTCGAGATTG CATAGATTTGACTGAAGACAGTCCCGCATCCACACGCAAACCCTCAGAGGAAGATGACGACAAACTGTCACTGATCTCCTGGAATGTGGATGGACTCGATACAGACAACCTTGCAGAACGTGCCAGAGGCCTTTGTTCCTTCTTAGTCTT ATACACTCCTGATGTGGTGTTCCTGCAGGAGCTCATTCCACCTTATGTCCAGTACTTGAAGAAACGGGCTGTCAGTTACCTGATCATTGAAG GTGGTGAAGACGGTTACTTCACTGGGATGATGCTGAAGAAGTCACGAGTCAAACTGGTGGAGAGCGAGATAGTCACTTACCCCACCACTCAAATGATGAGGAATCTGCTTGTAGCTCAG GTGAATTTCAAAGGCCAGAAGCTGTGTCTGATGACGTCCCACCTCGAAAGTTGTAGGGGCCACGCAGAAGAGCGGATGAAGCAGCTGCGAGTGGTGATGCAGAGGATGAAGGACGCACCTGACGATGTCACCGTCCTGTTCGGAGGGGACACAAACCTGAGGGACACAGAG GTGGCAAAGGTGGGCCTTCCCTCCAGTGTCTGTGATGTCTGGGAGCGGCTGGGCAAGCAGGAGCACTGCCGCTACACATGGGACACCAAAGCCAACAGCAACAAGACTGTTCCCTACGTCAGCCGCTGCCGCTTCGACCGCATCTACCTCCGCCCGGCAACCAAGGATGGAGTCCCGCGTCAGGCCCCTGATCACATGGCCTTGGTGGGGCTGGAGAAGCTGGACTGTGGCCGCTACACTAGTGATCACTGGGGGATCTACTGTAGCTTCTCTGCCGGGTAG
- the tmem64 gene encoding transmembrane protein 64 → MSMSGSTTVQLFTKLLKHAVGKAQIQLNRWLQRTATEECDKIDILICSAFDERGVGIGKSDGEPEVTSDTVGTTFSSSGEFRHPCCITTFCFKSALLACILTAVCFSSVALVRQYLKDLLLWVESLDSFVGALLFIVGLIIVSFPCGWGYIVLNVAAGYLYGFVLGMGLVMVGVLIGTFVAHLVCKRLLTDWVLNKVGNSEQLSAVIRVVEGGSGLKVVALARLTPIPFGLQNAVFSITDVSLPNYLVASSVGLLPTQLLNSYLGTTLRTMEDVIAEQSVSGYFVFSLQIVISIGLMFYVVHRAQVELNAAIAACQMELKSSHMNGSSTNHSGFTYCSKRATAGGGNCINVV, encoded by the exons ATGTCAATGTCAGGGTCCACGACCGTGCAGCTGTTCACCAAGCTTCTAAAGCATGCGGTTGGCAAGGCGCAGATCCAGCTGAACCGCTGGCTGCAGAGGACTGCCACAGAGGAGTGTGACAAAATTGACATCCTGATATGCAGCGCCTTCGACGAGAGAGGGGTCGGCATTGGGAAGTCTGATGGAGAGCCCGAGGTTACCAGTGACACAGTTGGGACGACCttcagcagcagtggagagtTCAGGCACCCTTGCTGTATCACCACCTTTTGCTTCAAGAGTGCCCTGCTAGCATGCATCCTGACTGCAGTGTGCTTCTCCTCGGTTGCCCTGGTGCGGCAGTACCTCAAGGACCTCCTGCTCTGGGTGGAGAGCTTGGACAGCTTCGTCGGGGCCTTGCTGTTTATAGTGGGTTTGATTATTGTGTCGTTCCCATGTGGATGGGGATATATTGTTCTTAATGTGGCAGCTGGCTACCTCTATGGCTTTGTGCTGGGCATGGGACTTGTCATGGTGGGAGTTTTAATAGGGACCTTTGTGGCACACCTGGTGTGCAAACGACTATTGACTGACTGGGTGCTGAACAAAGTTGGGAACAGTGAACAGCTCAGTGCTGTCATACGAGTGGTGGAAGGAGGGAGTGGACTCAAAGTTGTGGCCTTAGCGAGACTCACCCCCATACCTTTTGGGCTCCAAAATGCAGTTTTCTCG ATCACAGACGTGTCCTTGCCAAACTACCTGGTGGCCTCTTCTGTGGGTCTGTTGCCCACCCAGCTGCTGAACTCCTACCTGGGCACCACTCTTCGCACCATGGAGGACGTCATCGCTGAGCAGAGTGTCAGCGGCTACTTTGTGTTTAGCCTGCAG ATCGTCATCAGCATCGGCCTGATGTTCTACGTTGTGCACCGGGCTCAGGTGGAGCTCAACGCAGCCATCGCCGCCTGCCAGATGGAGCTGAAGTCGTCGCACATGAACGGCTCCTCCACCAATCACAGCGGCTTCACCTACTGCAGCAAGAGGGCGACAGCCGGCGGCGGGAACTGCATCAACGTGGTGTGA